AGACCCTGGCGATCAAGCGGGTCTTCGGCGATCACGCCTACCGGCTGGCGGTCAGCTCGACCAAGTCGATGACCGGCCACCTGCTGGGCGCCGCCGGGGCCGTGGAGGCCATCCTGACGGTGCTGGCGCTGCGCGACGGCGTGCTGCCCCCCACCATCAACCTGGACGACCCCGACCCCGAGTGCGACCTGGACTACGTGCCCCATCGGGCGCGCCCCCGGGCCATCCGCGTGGCCCTGTCCAACTCCTTCGGCTTCGGCGGCCAGAACGCGTGCCTGGCCTTCCGGCGCTACGACGCGGGGGCGGAGGACCGTGGCGCGTGAGGGGCGGTGGGCGGACGGGCCGGAGCCGGCAGGGCCCGACGAGGGGGAAGGCCGGAGCGGGACGAACCCGGCCGGTGGCCTGCCGGCGGGGCCGGACCGGCCGCTGCCGGCAGGCGGCGAGAGCGACCCGCGGCCACCCCGGGCCGGCGAGCCCGGCTGGCTGCAGCGGGTGGCGGCGCTGACGGGGGTCGTCCCCGCCGACCCCGCGCTGTTCCTGGAGGCCCTGACCCATGCCTCCTACCGGGCGGAGCACCCGGACACCGCCGGCGCCGACAACGAGCGCCTGGAGTTCCTGGGGGACGCCGTCCTCAACCTCTGCGTCACCGACCACATCTTCCGCAGCTACCCGGAGCGGCCCGAGGGGGAGCTGAGCAAGCTGCGCGCCGCCACGGTGCGGGCCGAGACCCTGGCGGAGGCGGCGCGCCGGCTGGGCCTGGGGGAGCTCTTGCGCCTGGGACGGGGCGAGGAGGCCACCGGCGGGCGGCAGCGGCCGTCGATCCTGGCCGACGCCTTCGAGGCGATGGTAGCGGCGGTGTACCTCCAGGAGGGGCTGGAGGGTGCGCGGGCCTTCGTCCTGCGCACCTTGGGCGACGACATCCGCCGCCTGGCGGCCCGGTCCGGCGCCTGCGACGATCCGAAGACGGCGCTGCAAGAGCTTTCCCGCCGCCTCGGCCTGGGCGAGCCGAGCTACCGGGTGATCGACACCGCCGGTCCGGAGCACGACCCGCGCTACACCGTGGAGGTGCGGGTCGGTGGCCGCCCGCTGGGCCAGGCCGTCGGCCGCAGCAAGAAGGTGGCGGAGCGGGAGGCGGCTCGCATCGCCCTGGCGGGGCTCGGCGAACCGGCGGCGACGAGCGCCGGGCCGGCGGGAGCCCCCGAAGGCGGAGGCGCGGGGGGCTCGGGCGCCCCGGCGCCGGACGGATCCGCCCACGCCGCGCCGAAGGGCTCGCATGGCACGCCGCCGGACGGGGCGGCACCGCCCGACGGGGCGAGGGCCGGCAAGGCCTAGGGGCCGGCGGCGGCACCGCGGTCCGCGGCGCCGGGGCCGGCGACGGCGGCCCCAGGACCGCGGGGACCGTCCGGCCGGGCGGGAGGAACCGCGCCGCCCGCCGCCGAAACATCCCGGCAAAGCTCGCCCGCCCGCGCGGCGGGTCGAGGGCGTCGCCACCGCTGCGGACGCGACCGTCGGATCCATGGCTCTCGCTGGGGGAGGAGTCGCCGTGGTGCAGGTGCTCAGGGTCTCGGCCAACTCGCGCCCCAAGGCGGTGGCCGGGGCGCTGGCGGCGGTCCTGCGCGAGGACGGTGCCGCCGAGGTCCAGGCCATCGGGGCCGGCGCCGTCAACCAGGCGGTGAAGGCCATCGCCATCACCCGAGGCTACGTGGCGCCCAACGGGATCGACCTGGTGGTGATCCCCGCCTTCACCGACATCGAGATCGACGGCCAGCAGCGCACGGCCATCAAGTTCATCGTCGAGCCCCGTTGACCGCGCCCGGCGCCCCGGGCCCAGGGGGCCGGGTTCGTCCCCGTGACCTGCCCGTTGGACCTGGTGCCACGGCAGGTTTTTTTCTGTCGTCCCGCGGCGGGCCGGACGGGGAGGCGACCATGTACCTCAAGCGGCTGGAGCTCTACGGGTTCAAGTCCTTCGCGGACCGCACCCGGCTGGAGTTCGCACCGGGCATCACCGCCATCGTCGGACCGAACGGCAGCGGCAAGAGCAACCTGGTCGACGCCGTCCGCTGGGTGCTGGGCGAGCAGAGCGCCCGCCAGCTGCGGGGCAGCAAGATGGAGGACGTGATCTTCGCCGGCACCGCCACCCGCAAGGGCGTCGGCCTGGCGGAGGTGGTGCTGGTCCTGGACAACGAGGACGGCGCGCTGCCCATCGACTACAGCGAGGTGACGGTGGCGCGACGGGTCGACCGGGCGGGGGGCAGCGACTACCTGCTCAACGGCCAGCGGGTGCGCCTGCGGGACGTCCAGGAACTGTTCTACGACACCGCCATCGGCCGGGAAGCCTACTCCGTGGTGGGCCAGGGTAAGATCGACGAGATCCTCAGCGCCCGGGACGAGGACCGGCGCGGCCTCCTGGAGGAGGCGGCGGGCATCGTCCGGTTCAAGGTGCGGAAGAGGGAGGCCCTGCGGCGGCTGGAGGAGGCCGAGCGGCGGCTGGAGCGACTGGGCGACATCCTCCGCGAGCTGGAGGACCGGCTGGAGGGCCTGACCGAACAGGCCAAGCGGGCCCACCTCTACCGGCAGTGGCGGGACGAGCTGGTGCAGCTGGAGGCCCGCATGCTCACCGCCCAGGCGGTGGCGGTGCAGCGGCGGCTGGACGACCACGCCCGGCGCGTGGAGGCGGTGCGGGCCCAGGTGGCGGCGGCCCGCCGTCGGCTGGAGGGGGCCGAGGCGCGGCGGGAAGGGCTGCGGGCGGAGGCGCGGGCCCGCGAGGAGCGGCTCGAGGCGGCGCGGGCGGCGCTGGCCGACGCCGAGCGCGGCCTGGAGAGCGTGCGCACGCGTCTCGCCGTACTGGAGGAGCGGGCGGCGCACCTGGAGGCGCAGGCGGAGCAGCTGGCCCGCCAGCGGGAGGAACGGGCCGCCCAGCGGCGGGCCCAGGCGGCCGCGGCGGAGCAGGCCGTGCGCCGCCACCAGGCGCTGGCGGCCGAGCTGGCCGCCGCCCGCCGGGCGGAGGAGGCCGCCCGAGCGGCCCTGGAGGCCGCGTCCCGCGAGGTGGAGGACGCCGAGGCCAGGCTGCTGGACGCCCGGCAGGCCCATCTCGACGCCCTGCAGGAGCTGAGCCGGCTGCGCAACGAGCAGCTGGCGCGGCAGCGGGAGCGGGCGCAGGCGGCCGCCCGGGCCGAGCGGCTCCGGGAGCGGCTGGCGGCCCTCGAGGCCGAGGCGCGGCGCCTCGCGGAGGAGGAGGCGTCCGCCGCCGCCGCGCTGGACCGGCTCGCCGGGGAGGCGGCCGCGGCGGCCCACGAGGAGGAGAGCGCCCGGCGCGCCCTGGCCGCCGCCCAGGAGGAGGGCAGGGAGGCGGCCCGGGAGGTGCAGCGGCTGCGCCAGCAGCTGGGCGAGGCCGCCTCGCGCCTGCAGGTCCTCGAGGAGATGGAGCGGGACCACGAGGGCTTCTTCGCCGGCGTCCGCGCCGTGCTGGCCGGGCGGGACGTGGGCGATCCGACCTACGCCGGCGTGATCGGTGCCGTCGCGGAGCTGATCCAGGTGGAGCCGCGGCTGGAGCGGGCCATCGAGGTGGCCCTGGGGCCGGCGCTGCAGCACCTGATCACCCGCACCGCCGCCGAGGCCGAGGCGGCCATCGAGGCGCTGAAGCGGGCCCGGGCCGGCCGGGCCACCTTCCTGCCGCTGGACACCATCCGACCGGCGGCGCCCGCCGAGCGGGACCGCCACCTGGACCGCCAGCCCGGCGCCGTGGCCTGGGCCATCGACGCCGTGCGCTGCGATCCGGCGTTGCGCCCCGCCCTGGCCAACCTGCTGGGTCGGATCCTCATCGCCGACGACCTGCCGGCGGCCCGGCGCCTGGCGGCGGCCAGCGGCTACCGATACCGGATCGTCACCCTGGACGGCGACGTCGTCCACCCCGGCGGCGCGATGACC
The sequence above is drawn from the Thermaerobacter sp. FW80 genome and encodes:
- a CDS encoding stage V sporulation protein S; the protein is MQVLRVSANSRPKAVAGALAAVLREDGAAEVQAIGAGAVNQAVKAIAITRGYVAPNGIDLVVIPAFTDIEIDGQQRTAIKFIVEPR
- the rnc gene encoding ribonuclease III yields the protein MAREGRWADGPEPAGPDEGEGRSGTNPAGGLPAGPDRPLPAGGESDPRPPRAGEPGWLQRVAALTGVVPADPALFLEALTHASYRAEHPDTAGADNERLEFLGDAVLNLCVTDHIFRSYPERPEGELSKLRAATVRAETLAEAARRLGLGELLRLGRGEEATGGRQRPSILADAFEAMVAAVYLQEGLEGARAFVLRTLGDDIRRLAARSGACDDPKTALQELSRRLGLGEPSYRVIDTAGPEHDPRYTVEVRVGGRPLGQAVGRSKKVAEREAARIALAGLGEPAATSAGPAGAPEGGGAGGSGAPAPDGSAHAAPKGSHGTPPDGAAPPDGARAGKA
- the smc gene encoding chromosome segregation protein SMC → MYLKRLELYGFKSFADRTRLEFAPGITAIVGPNGSGKSNLVDAVRWVLGEQSARQLRGSKMEDVIFAGTATRKGVGLAEVVLVLDNEDGALPIDYSEVTVARRVDRAGGSDYLLNGQRVRLRDVQELFYDTAIGREAYSVVGQGKIDEILSARDEDRRGLLEEAAGIVRFKVRKREALRRLEEAERRLERLGDILRELEDRLEGLTEQAKRAHLYRQWRDELVQLEARMLTAQAVAVQRRLDDHARRVEAVRAQVAAARRRLEGAEARREGLRAEARAREERLEAARAALADAERGLESVRTRLAVLEERAAHLEAQAEQLARQREERAAQRRAQAAAAEQAVRRHQALAAELAAARRAEEAARAALEAASREVEDAEARLLDARQAHLDALQELSRLRNEQLARQRERAQAAARAERLRERLAALEAEARRLAEEEASAAAALDRLAGEAAAAAHEEESARRALAAAQEEGREAAREVQRLRQQLGEAASRLQVLEEMERDHEGFFAGVRAVLAGRDVGDPTYAGVIGAVAELIQVEPRLERAIEVALGPALQHLITRTAAEAEAAIEALKRARAGRATFLPLDTIRPAAPAERDRHLDRQPGAVAWAIDAVRCDPALRPALANLLGRILIADDLPAARRLAAASGYRYRIVTLDGDVVHPGGAMTGGREGRRGEAAGLLARRRQVEALRERVRALRTAVARAEDRRRAADQAAARAAAAVEEARQRRHRCAVARARAEQQRQAAAQQRQRVAASAADVQAELEELALAATADEGPAGEGVEAAEARVRAAAEAVAKAEEAVRAARARRDAAAAERAQAAARCESLGREGRLLAEQAQRARETLAHLEADADRLEAEAQRLAEERARLAAERRRLEAAADQATARVTACREALARLQGERGRLAAELDAVEDEAASARAELDRLVDGLRQLEVEAARLESERDRLVARLAEDYGIAELPAEAPPGWEEGQRRVQELRRRMAALGEVNLAAVEEHERLCQRYAFLERQYDDLRRAREALQAVLAEMDREMERLFRVTYERLRVEFRQVFRDLFGGGHADLVLGDGDVLEAGVQVVAQPPGKRLQHLSLLSGGERALTAIALLFALLRVKPTPFVLLDEIDAALDDRNVERFARYLRRFRGTQFIVITHQKGTMAVADALYGVTMPESGVSRVVSVRLAEVAAAGA